tcgccgtGAGCAGCCGCGAAGGTGGTGGTGGCCGCGTGGTGTTGTAGATCTCAGATCCCGTTTCTCACACCTCTTATTTTTAGATCCAGATCCAtatctaggctaaggtgaggtGTTCTGTCCAGATCTGTTCTATGtccttttatattttgaatggGTTGCTAGGATTGATTAGATCTTGTTTGTTGTTAGGATGATAGACCATATTCATCAGGACTCTCATACTGTTTAAGAACTTTACATGAACTGGTTTATGTTGAATGTGGATTGAGTGATTGGTTGATTGAAGATCTGTTGTTTGTGATTGAGAGCTAGGATGGTTAGAAAGGAAATGAAACTTAGGAACTTAAGAGAACTGTAACCGGTCTGGTTAGATGAATGTTAGGATATTCATGACTGAATGTTAATGGATTGAGTGTGACACcgagaacgggtggcgtctaaaacggaaagtaagaaagagtctaAGAGTTAAGGAAAAAGGGAAATGATGATTGATTGAAATACGAACCACCGAGGGACTGGTGGGAGTATGGGAATGATAGAAAAGGAATACGACCACCGAGGAACggtggggagtatgggaaatgaatagaaatggaatacgaaccaccgagggactggtggggagtatgggaaaacgcgcggccgtagcgttcaaaaacggcaagtaagaatagaggcgccggtaagattgagtcacgccgagtcttggcgggaaggggTCGTAATACACTGCAAGGGGTATGGACTACATCCAAGGGAACCGGATGCCGGGTGTACCAGGCAGGCGACCTCATAGGGATGCAGCAAGAAAAGGGGGGGTTGgtccgcttgagctgtgtaggtcctagAGTTATAGGATGAATGgagtcttaaataataaaccgaaCATGTGTGAATTGAGCGATGACTGAGTTCATTGCACTGCTTGTTTTGTGAAATGAATCCTTAATAGTTAGTTAAGAAATGGGTGTAGTGACTAGTCGGTTCTCGTTTCGCATTGAGCGGTATAAAAGCTCATGGGGGAGACTGGTCTAGAATCGCTTCACTGAGTATTaatactcacccctctttttcCCTCTCATTTTTGCAGAACTATAAGTGGAAATGTCGACGGTAAGAAAGGAAACGCACCTGAAACTCATGGGACCAGAAACGGGACACACGGAGATGTCGGAAAAGTAGACATGTGTGTCCTAAACCCCGCGCCCTGGAACCCCGGTTGGAAATGGGGAGGGACGGGTGTTTCAGGAGCTGCATAACACTTGCCATGCCGCTTTCCATTCACCTTCAGGCGAAGCTTAAGGCGAATCTTATCCGGGAGGACCGGGACACCAATTACAGAATTTGACAGAGTATGTTTCgcattaagttttttttggttcacTGCTATCAGATCGTTTATGATTTGTTTGATTTATGTTAGAGAGAAGGATCAGTTGAAGAAGAAATTGATCGCGTACGATGACTTCCCACGAAGTTCCCTTATCACTTGAACTATCTTAGCGATCAGAGATGATTAAATATTAGAGGTGTGGACATGAGCTTTTTACAAGGAAGACTCTTCTCTTGCATATATTTCTCTCTCTCGTTCTCGAGCTACTTCTCTACGTGTAGTTCACCATGACTACTCTCCCTCTACTTCCATGTTCCATATGTCCATGGGCTTCTTTCTTTTCGTGACTCCTTCTTCTCCTTTTCGTGTCTGTCTGATCGAATGCTCTGCTGTTTTCATTTGCTTAATCAAGTATCTCAGAATCTACAAATTGAACTTTTAGTGTCACATGCTCATGTAATCTCAGCAGATTCCGCAAAAGAGGAGGCTGATAAGCATTCCTTCTATTCTCAGGTTTCGTCTTACCATTAGCTAATCTTAAatcatgctttttttttttctaaaagtcTCTACGTTTCCTATCCTTAAGTACAGAGGTATTGACGGTTATGAAAGGCAAAATTTCTTTCATTACCTTTGTTTATTATGACTGCCGGAACTCAGGCTTTGTAATATTGGACGTATGATCTTCTCAAAATCTCTTTTCCAACCATTTCATATTGTGCCTATATTTTCATTTGATCATTAATGTCGAATGTATAGTTTGTCAAATCTCAACTGCATCACGTGGATGGTCTGAAAACCGTGCGAGGTTTAGATGGTCGTTTCAGACGAAAGAAAACCAGTAGCAAGTTATTACTTTGGTAAGGAACTCTAGATTTACGTTGGAGTAGTAGTAAGTGACGTTGCTTGAACATGTGAGAAAGTGAATTCATGGTCAGGTTTCAACAGGGATTTAGGCCAACTATGAGTTTTCTTAAGCTCCTATACGTTTCAGTAGGTCCCCGCATAGGTCTAAGAGTGATGGAAAATTGGTAACTAAAACGTGATAGTTCTTGATGAGGCATGCAATGGCACCCTGCTATTGGATAGTCTGGAGGAATCAAAGGTGTGGTTTGATGTGAAAATGTTTGATGGTAATGAGCTTCAAGATTCTAACAAACACGTGTACGTAGAAATAGTAACGataatttcatattatttatttatctgtcttaaaatattttgactatataataaaaaaatatttcttttccatcatgtaaatcattagtttttaaaaatggtataaaaataaaaattcaattcaagaaacaaaaatatatctaaGTGAGAACATAAGTTCACTCTACTTACTCCAAATGAcggtaatatttttataaaattgttagttattgtttttttacgacaataacatagaaataaaaaagagagtTGACATGCCGATTCAAATAACCGAATGGGAAGTACATAATCCACATGGAATATAGCTAAAGGAGAATTTATAGCACCGCGTGCAAGTAAGTTATTGGTATAGTTATTAGTATAGctaaactaaaataaacattGAGAGaagtaaataattatatttttaaaaacattattctagctagaaaatatatataatttaaaaaaatgaatggtaaaataaatagttaagaTTATTGTAAAGATTATGAAAGTTAATACTACTTTTAGTACTGacaaaaatagttaatattacttttaatttacttaatttaaagtaaactaaaaatttaaaataaattaatattattagtttattatttattcGGCCGCCCGTAGGGCGGCTTTATCCTAGTATATTGATAAGAAAGTGTAGTTTATCATTCATTGAAAGTAAAAATGGACGCGATTAGAATACAAATAAAGGagcatctctcttttttttttcttttttttcatttttttcatatttttgactatacaaaaaaaacaaaaaaaagctcTTTATTAGTTTCTAACTTTATGGCTCCGACTGGTAACATGTAGTATAAAAATTGAATTCCAGTATGATTTGTAATTCGATATAACTTGCAGTAAAAATTATGTGGTAAAAACtgtaagtttatgtggtaagttttgcagtaaaaataaaagttatcattttattaaaacttatggCTGATAACATTTTTGATGTATAAGTTGTAGTATGAGTTCTGAATAAAAGAATTgaatatataaattgataaatataatttttattaattttttatggaTAATTATTTTTGTGTGAATTGAAAACTTCTAATGGTTATTAAATTAGTGATCAATACATAcaaatctaattttaaatacCTATAAAAGTATGTATTTtagttcaaaatattttaatatttataatttagatcGCATGCAGCAATTAAAATATCATTGGAACTTCAGTATAgcttcatttaaaaaaaaaaattaagatggCCACACATTTTTGTAAAGTAGCTATAAGTTATAGAATCAAATGTCTGAAACTAATTTAGccataccaaaaatatataaataaaaatacggGCAGTGGTTCAGTGAAACAAAAAAGGCGGGCTGTATATAAATGGGCCGGGCTGGATCTAAACCCGTTTCTAACACTCCTGAAAATGATATCACTTTATCGAATAATTTCTGAAAATACCACTACTGTCCACGGGGGGGAAGAGATCGTCACGACCGAACTCAATCTGAAACtcagaaaaccctaaaacaGATAAACCCCTTTTGACCCAACTCTCAACTGCAACACCAACTAGATCCCCTTCCGACAATGTCTTCTCATCTCTTTCTCCGGTCCCGAATCTCTCTCCTCCGAACCCTCAAACCCAATCACCACGCCGCCACCAGAACCATTTCCGGTACACCGTTCCTTTCCCAAGATCCCCAGCTCGCAACCGAATCAACCGATCACGAATCCACCACGCTCCCTCCGAATCCAGCAACGGGAAGCCCTCTCTACCAGGAGAACTGGCGGAGTCCGATCCCGAACTCCCCCTCCTTCAGCCAGTCACTAGTCCCCATGGGATTCCTAAACCAAGCCCCCGCCGCCCGCATCAGGGCCCTCTCCGAGACCCTCGACATGATCTCGCTTCTCAACATGTTCGCGGACTGGACCGCGTCGCAGCGATGGTCCGACATGAAGCAGCTATTCGAGTTCTGGGTCCGGTCGCTCGACAAGAACGGGAAGCCGAACAAGCCGGATGTCAACCTTTACAATCATTACCTTAGGGCTAACTTGATGATGGGCGCTTCCCCTAGTGACATGCTCGATCTGGTTGCCATGATGGATGATTTCTCCGTGGCGCCTAATACGGCGTCGTATAATCTTGTCTTGAAGGCTATGCACCAGGCGAAAGAGACTGAGGTTGCCGAGAAGCTGCTTAACCGGTTAGATCCaacttaattcttttttttgtttttgctctACAATGATGCATACATTGCTGCTAAATCACTGTTCAATGAGTAATGGTTATCAACTAGTGCAAAAAGCTTTGAAATTTACATaataatttgtgtttttttcagtgttctaaaaattggtCTAGGCCAAATCAGTAGTAGCCGAAACGATTTTCTTAGAATCCAATTTTAAGAGTTTCAGATCGGTTTTAGTCGTCCTAGATCGGTTACAATCAGTCTAAGTCTAAGTTGGCCTAATTCTATCTAAATTGGTGTAAATCAGTTAAATCAAGTAACAATGTTAGTGTACACGTTTgtcaaatttcatttttttatatacctAACTTTTATAACTCATCAAATTAGTTCTATAACTAAAcctaaaaagttaaaaaaaaatctagtataaatatataataaataaaaagtaattcaTTAATGTTTAGTTCCTGCCTATGCCATGAGTAATCCGTTTAGTAGCTAGgcttatataaatttaaatcgtTTAGTAACCGCCTAGCCATTTattgaaatattgtttttttttttatgtaccATCAGGATGCTGATATCAGGGAAGGATGAATCTCGTCCGGATGATGAATCATATGATTTGGTTATTGGAATGATGTTTTCCAACGGGGAGAATGACAAAGCCATGCAGCTTCTGGACATCGCACTAAAATCTGGTTACATGTTGTCCACCACTGTTTTTAGCGAATGTGTGCGTAGCTGTGTTGCCAAAGGTAGGACAGATACACTTGTCTCCATCATCGAGAGGTGTAAGGTACTTACTTACTGACTACTTCTTCTTAGTTTGATGACATTCAAAGCTTTTTGcctcattttttgttttttttttgtttttatagtcTCTTGATCGGAACAAGTCCCTATGCCCTAGCTGGATACTCTGTACATACATGGCGGAAGTAGCAACTCAAGAGGATAACGGCAAACTAGCATTCTACGCGTTTGAGTTCATGTACAATTGGATCAACAGGGGAGAAATGGCTAGGCCCTCGGTTTTACTCTCTGTTGATGAAGGTTTGGTGGTATCAGCTCTCGCAACCGCTGCTAGGACTTGTAATCCGACTTTAATAGATGGATCGTGGATGATTCTGAAACGGAGCCTGCGTGGGAAAAAGGCAGCCAACCCTGCTGCTTATGTTGCGAAGATAAATGCTTATGCATCGTTGGGGAACCTGCAGAAAGCTTTCGTCGCACTTCATGAGTTTGAAAACGCATACAAGGACGCTGAAAAAGAAGTTAAGGAGGAGATGCTTTCACCTTTTACATCGTTGTACCCTCTGGTTGTGGCTTGTTCTAAAAAAGGCTTTGAGACATTGGATGAGGTATACTTCCAGCTGGAGACATTGAGTAAAGGTGATACTCCGTACAAGTCCGTAGCTGCTCTAAACTGTATAGTTCTTGGCTGCGCAAACACATGGGATCTGGATCGTGCTTACCAGACTTTTGATGCAATAAGTGCTTCTTTTGGCCTGACTCCTAATATTGATTCGTATAATGCTTTAATATATGCATTTGGAAAGGTCAAGAAGGTGCTGTTtccatgtctctctctctctttctctttagttatttttatttccaaCGAGGCCTAAAGACTCTGAGCTGGTTTGCTTTTGCAGACTCCTGAGGCTACAAGAGTATACTCTCATCTGGTTGGGGAAGGTGTTAAGCCTGATGCCCGGACGTTTTCATTGCTGGTTGATGCTCATCTTGTTAACCGGGATCCCAAATCAGCGCTGACCGTCATCGATAACATGGTAAAACCAGAACCGCTATGAGAGAAGGATGTGTGTTGTTTAACATGGCTAGGAGAAACTAATACATGCTTTTTGATTTTAACAGATCAAAGCTGGATTTGAACCTTCCAAGGAGACACTGAAGAAGCTGAGAAGGCGATGTATCAGGGAACTAGACAACGAAAACGATGAGAAGGTGGAGTCATTGGCCAAGAAGTTTCAAATAAGGATGGGATCAGAGAACCGGAGGAACATGCTTTTCAACATGGATTACTCCAGGGTTCGCGCATAATGAAGGCTAAATGTAATAATGAATCCTCAGTTTATTGTTACAGAGGGAATCATCAAATTGTGAACATCTCATCAAGTGTGTTTGGTTGTTGCAGAAGCTCTTGTTGAGGAAGGAGGGAGGTATGAGAATCTCAGGCTCATCGAATCTTTGAAGCTATGGACCGTTGCTCCGTGTTTCATTGCTGTCAGTTGCTTCATTTATAATCGTTTGAGTCCttaaatctgattttttttttccgttacATAGCTCGTTGTTTTAGGATCAGTGGATCACTAGTCTCTCTTGCAGATGTTTTCATGCAGCATTGACCAATAAATGTCAAAAACTTTTTGGAAgattcctatttttttttatctttacaaAAAAGACCACTAAATAGTCTAATGCATGCTGTTCTGTTTCACAATCTCTTTTACTAAAGTTATCTAATACAGTAACTACCAAACCAAGCTTAACACTATTTTGTAATTCTTGAATAAATGTAATTTGTCTACTGGTATGGTTGAGAGACTGCTAAACCGGAGACAGGGCCTTGAGAATTGGCCGGCCCAATTCAGAGTCCAGGTGGGTTTCTCTGTCTCACAGATTCACAGACAGCTCTGAGAAACATTTCACCTCACTCTTTTGGGATCAAAGAGACGAAACCCTAAACAAGATGGGTGGGAGGAATGACGAAGTTGGTGGAGataaagagaaagaggaagagcAAGATGACATGTCTGTGCACTCTCCCTGTAAAGCCTTACCATCCTCCGCCTCTTCTCTCTCCAAGGTTTGTCTCCCTCTCTATCTCTATCTGCTATTTACTCCTTTTGTTCTGTGATGGTAAAGGTTCCTCTGTTCTTGGATTGTGTCTCAGGAGCAGTCACAGGTTGAATTGGAGCTCACGTTATTAGAAGCTCTTGAAATCTATCCTCCCGTTAAACTCCGAGGCAAGTTCTCTCTCAAAAACCAAATCTTGTTCCTTTGTCCTAATGTGATGATCAGAAAGCATAAACCTTTACCAAAAAAAGGAATCATTTTTCCTTGTATTGAGTCGTTGACATTGATCAGTTATATGGTGTGGTTTGCAGGCATACATCGCCACTTTGTTCTTTATGGTCTGATGGAATATCTCGGCAGAAGGTTTGTTCCATACCACTTACTTTCCCTGAGTTCTACTACTTCTTGTTGATTTGTCTGGACCTTAAAGAAGTCTTTTTCTATCATCCATAGCTTTGACCGACAGTTCTCAGCGGATGAGGTTCTGCAGCTACTGGATCGTTTCTACAACATTGAGATGCTGGTGAGTAGTAATTACACCAAGCATTTGACTATTTTGATCATGCTACTTAGCTTTCGATGCTATTAATTGTGCTGATGTTTTCATTTGTTACCTCTGGATTTTATCAGAAATCAGATGATGAGGAGATTGACATTCTTAACCACGAGGAAGACTTTACCTTGCCGCCGAGTTACTTTGATAAGGAAGAactataaaagaagaaaaatggtaTTTGCTTCCTTTTTACACCTCTTTTTGTATATGGTTGGTTAGGTTTGTCCCCAGCTCTTATGATAAGTCCTATTGTATAGTATGCAGTATTAATATATAACCATCAGATGCACTACTGATCTTTTTTTACTCTGTCAAAGAGTTTAATAGAAACATGTTTTTGTCGTCTTTTCATGATGACATTTAGATCGGttgtgttttgtttgtttggaaTGTTTAAATAATACAGTTGAttggtctatatatatattggaaatGTAAAACATATCTGATCAAatcaaataacataaatagaaTATTTGATATCAGTAGATTGAcaacaaaagaaagaacaaaaagtgtaattaagaaggaaaaaaacaagaaaggaTTGAATTCAGTTCTCAGATCTCATCTTCCTGATGAAACCAAGCTATGGAGCTTAATAGAAAGGTCTCATTCAATTTTCCAAAGCCTTTGATCAGttctgaaaacaaacaaaataatatcaGCTTTTGATCCAAACAAGAACAGTCCATTCTCATTATTACAAGTCAATTACCTCAGTAGCTTCTGCAGGCTTAGCCTCTTCTTTCTTGGGTTCATCAGTCTTGGTGTCTtctcctgaaaaaaaaaagaagaaaccacATTATTCAACCATCTTGTTTTGAGCTTATCACATTTGTGTGATTCTCAGACAGACCTCCATCCTCAGGAAGATCAGAAGTCCAGAGGGTGAGGTTGTCTCTCAGGAGCTGCATGATCAAAGTGCTATCCTTGTATGACTCCTCGCTTAGTGTATCCAACTCCGCAATCGCCTCATCGAAAGCTTGCTTCGCCAAATGGCAAGCTCTGCAACAGTTAACCACATTACAAACTAAGTTGACATCTGATGGTATTTCATTTAAGTGTTgatgtttgttaaaaaaatgaatGAGACCTTTCAGGAGAGTTCATGATCTCATAGTAGAAAACAGAGAAGTTAAGAGCAAGGCCAAGACGAATCGGGTGTGTCGAAGGAAGCTCAGTGCTTGCAGCTTGTGTTGCAGCCTAATCAAAGTTTAAGCCTATCAAACCAAACCTCTCCTAATAACTTACAAGTATTTGAATAACAACATATTAAGATGATACCTCATAGCCTTTGAGTGACTGTTCAGAGGCTTCCTTCCTCTCTTGCTCGGTCTTAAACTCAGCCAAGTAACGGTAGTAATCTCCTTTCCTACAAACATTTCAATTCATTTTGcattatatgatgatgatgcaaGAGAAGagtgtttattttatttcttacatCTTGTAATAGAAAACGGTGGCTTCTCCAGAGGTAGCGTGAGGGATGAGATGCTGATCAATGATGCTGAGAATGTCTTGACATATGTTCGCGAGCTCGTCCTCTACCTTTTGGCGATACCCCTTGATTGTTTTCACGTTTGATTCGTTGCCTTTAGACTCTTCCTTCTGCTCGATGGACGACATGATCCTCCACGAGGCCCGTCTCGCTCCGATCACGTTCTTGTAACCAACGGATAACAGATTCCTCTCCTCAACCGTCAGCTCGCTGTCCACCTTCGCCACTTTCTTCATCGTCTCAACCATCTCTGCAAGATTAAGATGCTCTGTATGAAACTCTCTGACAAATTAAGATGTTTTGACATAAGAGACAGAGATTAACGTACCGTCGTAACGCTCGGCTTGTTCGGAGAGCTTAGCCAAGTAGACgaatgtctctctctctttgtcgGATCCTGACGACATTTTTTGTCACGATGATGTGTCGGAAACAGAGTTCTTGATTTCTGTTTGggttgggtttttttttttgtcttcttgtGATTTTCCTCTGGTgagagataaataaataaataaaagaataaaatgattGGAAGAGAAAGGAGGGAAGAAATTGAAGATGGTATCGCGAATGGCGGAAGAAGACTGAATCTCAACCTTCAGTTTCGTGGTGCCTACTAACTAACTTAACGAACTTTTCGCTCCCTTACGATCtcataatttgtatatttatttatgaacgtaaatataaatcaaaaggGGATGTAACTCAAATGGTAGAGCGCTCGCTTTGCATGCGAGAGGCACGGGGTTCGATCCCCCGCATCTCCAAGTTTTTTCTTTATGCTTCCGTTAAccctaattttcttttaattaatatatttactttcctTTTGTCGGAAAAGTCATGAGCATCGTCGTCGTTCCTTGTCGGAGGATGATTAACATCAGAAACCAAACTCGGCGATTCTTACTCCTCCACCGTCGATTCACTACCGAGTTAACTCAACTTCGAACCACCATCACTCCAGTAAACGAAGACCATCTCCTCCGCGTCTGCACAATCCTCTACCAACAACAAAACTCCCCCGATTCACGACTCGTCTCCAAACTCTCCTCCACCGAGTTTCAACTCACACACGACTTCTTCCTCCAAGTCTGCAACAACTTCCCCCTCTCATGGCGCCCGGTCCACCGCTTCTTCCTCTACTCGCAGACCCACCACCCAGACTTCTCCCACACCTCCGTCACTTCCAACAAGATCCTCGGAATCGTCGGGAAATCAAGAAACATGGACCTTTTCTGGGAATTTGCTCAAGAAACCGGGAAGCGAGGATTAGCCAACGACAAGACGTTTCGCGTCGTGCTGCAAACGCTCGCTTCCGCTAGAGAGATGAAGAAATGCGTCAGCTTTTTCCATCTGATGAACGGGTTTGGATACAGTTACAATGTCACAACGCTGAACAGAGCGGTGGAGACTCTGTGTAAGGAGAAGCTTGTTGAA
The nucleotide sequence above comes from Brassica napus cultivar Da-Ae chromosome A9, Da-Ae, whole genome shotgun sequence. Encoded proteins:
- the LOC106347128 gene encoding pentatricopeptide repeat-containing protein At1g26460, mitochondrial; the protein is MSSHLFLRSRISLLRTLKPNHHAATRTISGTPFLSQDPQLATESTDHESTTLPPNPATGSPLYQENWRSPIPNSPSFSQSLVPMGFLNQAPAARIRALSETLDMISLLNMFADWTASQRWSDMKQLFEFWVRSLDKNGKPNKPDVNLYNHYLRANLMMGASPSDMLDLVAMMDDFSVAPNTASYNLVLKAMHQAKETEVAEKLLNRMLISGKDESRPDDESYDLVIGMMFSNGENDKAMQLLDIALKSGYMLSTTVFSECVRSCVAKGRTDTLVSIIERCKSLDRNKSLCPSWILCTYMAEVATQEDNGKLAFYAFEFMYNWINRGEMARPSVLLSVDEGLVVSALATAARTCNPTLIDGSWMILKRSLRGKKAANPAAYVAKINAYASLGNLQKAFVALHEFENAYKDAEKEVKEEMLSPFTSLYPLVVACSKKGFETLDEVYFQLETLSKGDTPYKSVAALNCIVLGCANTWDLDRAYQTFDAISASFGLTPNIDSYNALIYAFGKVKKTPEATRVYSHLVGEGVKPDARTFSLLVDAHLVNRDPKSALTVIDNMIKAGFEPSKETLKKLRRRCIRELDNENDEKVESLAKKFQIRMGSENRRNMLFNMDYSRVRA
- the LOC106347130 gene encoding uncharacterized protein LOC106347130, whose protein sequence is MGGRNDEVGGDKEKEEEQDDMSVHSPCKALPSSASSLSKEQSQVELELTLLEALEIYPPVKLRGIHRHFVLYGLMEYLGRSFDRQFSADEVLQLLDRFYNIEMLKSDDEEIDILNHEEDFTLPPSYFDKEEL
- the LOC106351525 gene encoding 14-3-3-like protein GF14 iota isoform X2, producing MSSGSDKERETFVYLAKLSEQAERYDEMVETMKKVAKVDSELTVEERNLLSVGYKNVIGARRASWRIMSSIEQKEESKGNESNVKTIKGYRQKVEDELANICQDILSIIDQHLIPHATSGEATVFYYKMKGDYYRYLAEFKTEQERKEASEQSLKGYEAATQAASTELPSTHPIRLGLALNFSVFYYEIMNSPERACHLAKQAFDEAIAELDTLSEESYKDSTLIMQLLRDNLTLWTSDLPEDGGEDTKTDEPKKEEAKPAEATEN
- the LOC106351525 gene encoding 14-3-3-like protein GF14 iota isoform X1; this translates as MSSGSDKERETFVYLAKLSEQAERYDEMVETMKKVAKVDSELTVEERNLLSVGYKNVIGARRASWRIMSSIEQKEESKGNESNVKTIKGYRQKVEDELANICQDILSIIDQHLIPHATSGEATVFYYKMKGDYYRYLAEFKTEQERKEASEQSLKGYEAATQAASTELPSTHPIRLGLALNFSVFYYEIMNSPERACHLAKQAFDEAIAELDTLSEESYKDSTLIMQLLRDNLTLWTSDLPEDGGEDTKTDEPKKEEAKPAEATEVIDL